Sequence from the Paraburkholderia acidiphila genome:
GAACTGCGCCTGCCCTACGAGGCGCTCGATGCGGCCGGTGCGAAGCCGCTGCCCGTCACGCGCTACCGCGCGATGGCGTGCGCCCGCCAGCTCTTCGTGTTCTCGCAGGCCGGCGACGCCGCGCACGCGCAAACGCTGTTCGAAACACTGCGCCACACTTTTCAGGACCCGAAACACGGCGGATGGTTCTATAGCGTCGACGCCGCCGGCGCGCCGCTCGACACCACCAAGGACCTCTACACGCACGCATTCGTGGTGTTCGCAACCGCAGCGTACGGCCAACGCTTCGGCGTGCGCGAGGCGCTCGACGTCGCGCGCGAAACGTCCTCGCTGATCGTCGACCGCTTCGCCGCGCGCGACGGCCTGCTCAACGCCGCGCTCGACGCTTCCTTTGCGAGCGTCACCGGCGAGCCGCTGCAGAATCCGCTCATGCACCTGACCGAAGCCCTGGCTCGTCGCGAGCGAAGCGACCGGGGACAGCGCGTTCGACACGGCGATCACGAAACTCGTCGAGGCGCTTGCGCGCGGTTTCCTGCACGAGCCGACGGGCTGTATAGCCGAATTGCCGCTCGGCGCGGCGGACAACCGCCTCGAGCCCGGACATCAGTTCGAATGGTTCTGGCTGGCAACGCGTGCGGGCGCGCGGCTGGGCGCGTCGGGTCTGGACGAAGCGCTCGCGCGCGCCTTCGCCTTTGCGCAGAAGCACGGCGTGGACCCGGAAACGGGAGCCGTGGCGGCCGCGCTCGACGAGCACGGCCGTGTGATCGATGCGACCCAGCGGATCTGGGCGCAAACGGAATACTTGCGCGCGCTCGCCACGCACGGCAAAGCCGAGGTGCGCGCCGCGCTCGCGCCGCAAGTCGCGCGCTTCGCGCCGCGCTTTCTCACGCCGCAGGGCTGGGTGGAGTGCCGTAGCGCGAACGGGGACGTGGCGCGCGCGGACATGCCGTCCACGACGCCGTATCACCTGTTGACCGCTTACCAGGGCCTGGGCATCTGAGGCATCTGATACGTCAGAGCGCGAAACGCCACGGCAGGCGGGCGCAAGCCCGCCGCCGCTGTGCTAAAACCGTCTGGACCGATCAGTCCGCCAGCACGGCCGGCGAAATCTCGAACGCCGCCACCGCCTCGGAAAGCTGGCGCGTCTGCTGATGCAGCGAAGCCGCGGCAGCCGCGGCCTCCTCGACGAGCGCCGCGTTCTGCTGGGTCATCTGGTCCATCTGCGAGACGGCCTGATTCACCTGATCAATGCCCGTGCTCTGTTCGAGCGACGAGGCGCTGATACCCGCCATCATCTGCGTGGCCCGCGAGATCGAATTCGACACCTCGCGCATCGACTCGCCCGCGCGCTCCACCAGCTCCGAGCCGCCGCGAATCTGCGAAACCGACTCGCTGATCAGCGTCTTGATCTCCTTGGCCGACTGCGCGCTGCGCTGCGCGAGCCCGCGCACCTCGCCCGCCACGACCGCGAAGCCGCGGCCCTGCTCACCCGCGCGCGCCGCTTCCACCGCCGCGTTGAGCGCGAGGATGTTGGTCTGGAACGCGATGCCGTCGATCACGCCGATGATCTCCGCGATCTTGTCCGAACTTTGCGCAATGCCGCGCATGCGCTCGACCACCTCGCCCACCACGGCGCCGCCGCGCGCGGTCGCGTCGAGTGCGGCCTCCGCCAGCGCGTTCGCCTCGCGCGCGTTCTCGGCCGTGTTGCGCACGGTGCCCGTCAATTCCTCCATGCTGGCCGCCGTTTCCTCCAGCGACGCCGCCTGCGATTCGGTGCGCGCCGAAAGATCGGCGTTGCCGGTGGCGATCTCGTCGGCGCCTACGTTGATGGAGCCCGCCGTTTCGCGCACGGTGTGGACCGTACGAGCGAGGCTGGCCTGCATCAGCGCCAGGCCCTGGAACAGCCGGCCGATCTCGTTCTCGCCGCGCGCGGCGATGCGCTCGTCCAGACGCCCGCGCGCGATACGGTCGAAATGGCGGCCCGCTTCCTCGAGCGGCTCCACTACGCCGCGCCGCAGCGCGAAGTGCACGGCGCTCACGAGCGCGACCAGCAGAAGCACGATGAAGATGCCCACGCCCTGGAAGAGCGCGAGGCGCGAATCGATCGAGTCGAGCGATGCGCGGCTCGCCGCGGAGCTGAATTGCACGAAGGAATGCAGCTCCGCGAGATAGGCGTCCTGGTAAGACTGCGTCGGCTGGTCGAGGAAGGCTTGCAGATTGTTGCCGTTGAGGTCGTCGATCAGCTCGCCCAGCGCCTTGCGGTACACCTGGTAGCGCTCGCCGAGCGCCGCGACGCGCGCGCGGTTGTCGTCGTTGATCGGCGGGACGGCCATGAGCGCCGCAAACGTGGTGTCGGCGGCGGCGAGCTGGTCGCGTGCGTGATTGACCATGTCGGTCGGCACGGTGCCGCCACGGACCATGCGTGTGCCCGCACGCGAGAGATTGATACGGGCGTCCATCAACTGCTGGGTGATGACATTGGCGGCACTGGCTTGTCGCAACGCCACTTTCGAGAGGTCGGCCACGTCGTCGTGCGTGCGCGTGAGCGACCAGTAACCAAGTCCTGCGGTCACGAGCTGCAGTACACAGAACGCGACGAGGACACACAACAGGCCGGATGCGACCTTGATCTTGCTGAACATCGGGGACACCTGGGATGGCAGTGGATGAGTGAGGCGCAAGCATGTGATCGCTCGGGCCCGCACTGCGTTTACGGCCACGCAAACCCTGTTTTTGAGCCCTAAACGGTGAAAAAACGGCTCAAAATGCGCAACGAATCATTTCAGCAATGGTTGCACGGCCATTCCACGCATTTCTCGCAACAATAAAGCCGGCCCGATTCGATTCACCTTGACTCGACGCCGATGCTTCCTAGAGTGGTTAGGAAACCACTCGGGGATAGACCCAGGGAATGCCACGATGACAGATCTTGTGGATCGCGCACGCGGCGCTTTGCATGCCCAACCGTTCAGCGTGCTGCTCGGAACCGAACTGACGCACGTGGGGGCCGACGAGCTGACGCTGCGGCTGCCGATACGCGACGAGCTCAAGCAACAGCACGGCTTCGTGCACGGCGGGGTGATCAGCTATCTCGCCGACAACGCGCTGACCTTCGTCGGGGCGCTGGCGCTCGGGCCGCGGGTGGTGACGGGGGAATACAAGATCAACTATCTGCGCCCGGCACTCAAGGGCACGCTGATGGCGCGGGCCCGCGTGGTGCATGCGGGTCGGCACCAGGCCACTTGCCAGTGCAGCGTCTACGTGATGGAAAACGGCGACGAAAAGCTCGTGGCGCTCGCGCAGGGGACGGTGAACCGCTTGCCGGAAGGCGGTGGGGCGGAAGAGAAAAGTTAGGCAAACTGAAAGGAAAGGCCAGCGCCGTAAAACGAAACGCGCGAGGTGAAGCGGGTCTGCCCCGCCTCCGCTCGCGCGCTTTTTCGTGCTTCAGCCGCGCTTACTCAGCCGCGCGCGTCTTCTGCTGCTGCTCGCCGAGACCCTCGATGCCCAGACGCACCGTCTGCCCCGCCTTCAGGAACACGGGGTTCGGCTTCACGCCCATGCCCACGCCCGGCGGCGTGCCGGTGGAGATCACGTCGCCCGGCTGCAGGCTCATGCACTCGGAGAGATACGAAACCAGCTTCGCGACCGTGAAGATCATCGTGCGCGTGCTACCGTTTTGGTAACGATGGCCGTCCACCTCGAGCCACATGGAGAGGTTCTGCGGATCGGCCACTTCGTCGCGCGTGACGAGCCACGGGCCGGTCGGGCCGAAGGTGTCGAAGCCCTTGCCTTTGTCCCACTGGCCGCCGCGCTCGATCTGCCATTCGCGCTCGGACACGTCGTTGATCACGCAGTAGCCCGCCACGTAGTTGAGCGCATCCGCCTCGCTCACGTTCTTCGCGTGCTTGCCGATCACCACGCCCAGTTCCACTTCCCAGTCGGTCTTCTTCGAGCCGCGCGGGATCTCGATGTCGTCGTTCGGGCCGACGATGGCGCTCGTCCACTTGTTGAAGACGACCGGCTCGCTCGGCACCGGCATGCCCGACTCGGCGGCGTGATCGGCGTAGTTCAGGCCGATGCAGACCATCTTGCCGATATGGCCCACGCAGGGCCCGATACGCGGATTGCCTTCGACGAGCGGGAGCGTTTCCGGGTCGATCGTGCGCAGTTGCGCGAGGCCGGCGTCGGAGAGCACGTCGCCCGCAATGTCGGCCACGTTGCCCGAGAGCGCGCGAATGCGGCCTTCGGCGTCGAGCAGGCCCGGTTTTTCGTGACCCTTCGGGCCATAGCGAAGCAGTTTCATCGTCTGTGTTCCTCGTGTGTCTGTGCGCTGCTGTCGGTCAGCATCGCCTGGGGAGAATTTTGGGGCTAACTAGTTAGACCATCCGCCGTCGATCACATGTGCCTGGCCGGTCGTGAATCCCGATTCGTCGGAGGCAAGGTAGAGCGCAAGCGCGGCGATTTCCTCGGGCTTGCCCACGCGCCCCATCGGCTGGCGCGCGACGAATGCGGCGCGCGCCGCCTCGACGCTCGTGCCCTGCGCCGCTGCTTGCGCGGCGATGCGCTCTTCCAGCGACGGCGACGACACCGTGCCCGGGCAGATCGCGTTGCAGCGGATGCCGCGCGTCACGAAGTCCGCGGCCACAGCCTTCGTCAACCCTATCACAGCGGCCTTCGAGGCGCCGTACACAAAGCGGTTGGGCACGCCCTTCACGCTCGACGCCGCCGACGACATGTTAATAATCGACCCGGCACCCTTTGCCAGCATGCCCGGCAGGAACGCGCGGATGGTCCGGTACATCGCCTTCGCGTTCAGATCGAACGCGAAGTCCCAATCTTCCTCGCTCGCTTCCAGAATCGAGCCCGCGTGCACGAAGCCCGCGCAGTTGAACAGCACGTCGACCGTGCCCAGTTCCTGCGCGAGCGCCGTGATGGCTGCGCCGTCGAGCACGTCGAGCTTGCGCGCCTCGACCGGCAGCGCCGAAAGCGCGTCGATGCGCAGGTCCGTGGCGATCACGCGTGCGCCTTCGCGCGCAAACAATTCGGCGGCCGCGTAGCCGATGCCCTGGCCCGCCGCGGTGATCAAGGCCGTCTTGCCGGCCAGTCTTTGTACCATCTGCCACTCCGGTTGGAAGCACGGCACGCGCGTGACCCGACACTGCAGGAGGCGCTCGCGCCGCGATCGAGCGATGAAATCGCGGTAAGAAGTCGGATGACGCAAACGGCCATTATGGCGACGCAAGCGCGCCTCGTGGCGTTCTGCGGACGTTGTCTAACCGGCTGGACCGGCCCCAAACCCGGTCTCGGGTCCGGTGTTCAGTCCGGCGTTAAGCCGATAGAAAGCCGCGGCGTTGCCGCCAAATACGGCGGCGCGCTCGTCTGCGGAAAGTGTCTTCGTGAGTTGTTGCGCGCTGGCGTACCAGCGTTCGTAGTCGC
This genomic interval carries:
- a CDS encoding methyl-accepting chemotaxis protein, coding for MFSKIKVASGLLCVLVAFCVLQLVTAGLGYWSLTRTHDDVADLSKVALRQASAANVITQQLMDARINLSRAGTRMVRGGTVPTDMVNHARDQLAAADTTFAALMAVPPINDDNRARVAALGERYQVYRKALGELIDDLNGNNLQAFLDQPTQSYQDAYLAELHSFVQFSSAASRASLDSIDSRLALFQGVGIFIVLLLVALVSAVHFALRRGVVEPLEEAGRHFDRIARGRLDERIAARGENEIGRLFQGLALMQASLARTVHTVRETAGSINVGADEIATGNADLSARTESQAASLEETAASMEELTGTVRNTAENAREANALAEAALDATARGGAVVGEVVERMRGIAQSSDKIAEIIGVIDGIAFQTNILALNAAVEAARAGEQGRGFAVVAGEVRGLAQRSAQSAKEIKTLISESVSQIRGGSELVERAGESMREVSNSISRATQMMAGISASSLEQSTGIDQVNQAVSQMDQMTQQNAALVEEAAAAAASLHQQTRQLSEAVAAFEISPAVLAD
- a CDS encoding PaaI family thioesterase; protein product: MTDLVDRARGALHAQPFSVLLGTELTHVGADELTLRLPIRDELKQQHGFVHGGVISYLADNALTFVGALALGPRVVTGEYKINYLRPALKGTLMARARVVHAGRHQATCQCSVYVMENGDEKLVALAQGTVNRLPEGGGAEEKS
- a CDS encoding ureidoglycolate lyase; its protein translation is MKLLRYGPKGHEKPGLLDAEGRIRALSGNVADIAGDVLSDAGLAQLRTIDPETLPLVEGNPRIGPCVGHIGKMVCIGLNYADHAAESGMPVPSEPVVFNKWTSAIVGPNDDIEIPRGSKKTDWEVELGVVIGKHAKNVSEADALNYVAGYCVINDVSEREWQIERGGQWDKGKGFDTFGPTGPWLVTRDEVADPQNLSMWLEVDGHRYQNGSTRTMIFTVAKLVSYLSECMSLQPGDVISTGTPPGVGMGVKPNPVFLKAGQTVRLGIEGLGEQQQKTRAAE
- a CDS encoding SDR family oxidoreductase; amino-acid sequence: MVQRLAGKTALITAAGQGIGYAAAELFAREGARVIATDLRIDALSALPVEARKLDVLDGAAITALAQELGTVDVLFNCAGFVHAGSILEASEEDWDFAFDLNAKAMYRTIRAFLPGMLAKGAGSIINMSSAASSVKGVPNRFVYGASKAAVIGLTKAVAADFVTRGIRCNAICPGTVSSPSLEERIAAQAAAQGTSVEAARAAFVARQPMGRVGKPEEIAALALYLASDESGFTTGQAHVIDGGWSN